A stretch of the bacterium genome encodes the following:
- a CDS encoding integron integrase: MEPFNLEPFVAFMKSRGLPPERNIPFYASWVRRYLQSEMPGVIADSTDKIRFFCEQLARTEGVQDWQIEQAQRAIELYERVFRKEGLPSSAPAQPLSDGETACGRMRELIRLRHYSLRTEQTYLDWVRRYLAYAKANQLDWQTDSTCRSYISYLATTRNVASSTQNQAFNALLFLQREVLKREVADITSVRAKRGTKLPCVLSVDEVRAVLKAAPEPARLMLELTYGAGLRVSETIRLRIKDLDFNNHLVFVRAGKGDKDRSTLLPKKLDEPLKAQIALVKSIHERDLAAGHGGVYLPFALDRKYPRAEVEFGWQYLFPAADLSTDPRSGKFRRHHIMDEVLQRAMRAAVQKTGINKPATVHALRHSFATNMLLKGVNIREVQKYLGHQSVETTMIYTHVIRGMDSTAESPLDEL; the protein is encoded by the coding sequence ATGGAACCCTTTAATCTTGAACCGTTTGTGGCATTCATGAAGAGTCGCGGTCTGCCTCCGGAGAGGAATATCCCATTCTACGCCTCATGGGTGCGGCGCTATTTGCAGTCTGAAATGCCCGGCGTCATCGCGGATAGCACGGACAAAATCCGCTTTTTCTGTGAACAGTTGGCCCGCACGGAGGGCGTGCAGGATTGGCAGATCGAACAGGCGCAACGGGCGATTGAATTGTATGAGCGCGTTTTCAGGAAAGAGGGGCTTCCCAGTTCCGCTCCGGCTCAACCGCTTTCGGATGGCGAAACCGCTTGCGGCCGGATGCGGGAGTTGATCCGGCTCCGTCATTATTCCTTGCGCACGGAACAGACTTATCTGGATTGGGTAAGGCGTTATCTTGCCTATGCCAAGGCGAATCAACTGGATTGGCAGACGGACAGTACCTGCCGGAGTTATATCTCGTATCTGGCAACCACCCGCAACGTCGCCAGCTCCACCCAGAATCAGGCGTTCAACGCCTTGCTGTTCCTGCAACGGGAGGTTTTGAAGCGGGAGGTAGCGGATATCACTTCCGTCAGGGCAAAGCGCGGAACCAAATTGCCTTGCGTGCTCAGCGTGGATGAAGTCCGGGCCGTTTTAAAGGCGGCCCCGGAGCCTGCCCGGCTGATGCTTGAATTGACTTACGGGGCCGGGTTGCGCGTTTCAGAGACGATCCGCCTGCGTATTAAGGACCTGGATTTCAACAACCACCTGGTCTTTGTCCGGGCAGGAAAAGGCGACAAGGATCGCAGCACGCTGCTGCCGAAGAAATTGGATGAGCCCTTGAAGGCCCAAATCGCATTGGTGAAGTCCATCCATGAGCGGGACCTTGCCGCCGGCCATGGTGGGGTTTACCTGCCGTTTGCATTGGATCGCAAATATCCCCGGGCGGAAGTAGAGTTCGGGTGGCAATACCTCTTCCCGGCCGCGGATCTCTCGACGGATCCGCGTTCGGGGAAATTCAGACGGCATCATATCATGGACGAGGTGCTTCAGCGCGCCATGCGGGCGGCCGTCCAGAAAACGGGTATCAACAAGCCGGCGACAGTCCATGCACTGCGCCATTCCTTTGCCACGAATATGCTCCTTAAAGGTGTCAACATCCGGGAAGTTCAGAAGTATCTGGGTCATCAGAGCGTGGAAACAACCATGATTTACACCCACGTCATCCGCGGCATGGATTCGACCGCCGAGAGCCCACTGGATGAATTATAA